A stretch of the Chlorobiota bacterium genome encodes the following:
- the rho gene encoding transcription termination factor Rho gives MPIKDNDYTPGPTTNSGRLPQLDLAELKSKRIVELTEIARTLNVPGYSDLRKQDLIFKILEAQSNQQRQGGGIEKGINFSEGVLEVMNDGYGFLRSADYNYLPSPDDIYVSPSQIKKFGLRTGDTVSGQVRPPKDGERFFALLKVEAVNYQQPESIRERTIFDNLTPLYATKRITLETTPGEYSMRILDLMSPIGKGQRCLIVSPPKSGKTVLMQKIANAVSRNHPECKLIVLLIDERPEEVTDMERSVQAEVISSTFDEPPERHVQVADMVLEKAKRLVEAKYDVVILLDSITRLARAHNTVIPHSGKILSGGVDANALHKPKRFFGAARNIEEGGSLTIIATALVDTGSRMDEVIFEEFKGTGNSEVILDRKLADRRIYPSFDIIRSGTRKEELLIESGDLNRLWVLRKVISDMTQIEAMEFLLDRMNGTKNNKEFLKVMST, from the coding sequence ATGCCAATAAAAGACAACGATTACACACCCGGACCAACCACGAACTCCGGAAGATTACCACAATTAGACTTAGCAGAATTAAAGTCTAAAAGAATTGTAGAGCTAACTGAAATTGCTCGAACACTTAATGTGCCTGGTTATTCAGACCTTCGCAAACAAGATTTAATATTTAAAATTCTTGAAGCTCAATCAAACCAACAACGACAAGGTGGTGGTATTGAAAAAGGAATTAATTTTTCTGAAGGTGTTTTAGAAGTTATGAACGATGGTTACGGATTCCTTCGTTCAGCAGATTACAATTATCTGCCTTCTCCAGATGATATTTATGTTTCTCCATCTCAAATCAAAAAATTTGGTTTAAGAACTGGCGATACTGTATCAGGGCAAGTAAGGCCGCCTAAAGATGGAGAACGATTTTTTGCTTTACTAAAAGTTGAAGCAGTAAATTATCAACAACCAGAAAGTATTCGTGAGAGAACTATTTTTGATAATTTAACTCCACTTTATGCAACTAAAAGAATTACACTGGAAACAACTCCAGGTGAATATTCTATGCGTATACTAGACTTGATGAGCCCAATAGGTAAAGGACAAAGATGTTTAATAGTTTCTCCTCCAAAATCTGGTAAAACTGTCCTAATGCAAAAAATTGCAAATGCTGTTTCAAGGAACCATCCTGAATGCAAGCTTATTGTTTTGCTAATTGACGAACGCCCTGAAGAAGTTACTGATATGGAAAGATCTGTTCAAGCTGAAGTTATCTCTTCTACTTTTGATGAACCACCTGAACGCCACGTACAAGTTGCTGATATGGTTCTTGAAAAAGCTAAAAGATTAGTTGAAGCAAAATATGATGTTGTAATTTTATTGGATTCTATCACTAGGCTTGCTCGAGCTCATAACACTGTAATCCCTCATTCAGGAAAAATATTATCTGGTGGTGTTGATGCTAATGCTCTTCACAAACCTAAGAGATTTTTTGGTGCCGCTCGAAATATTGAAGAAGGAGGTTCACTTACAATTATTGCTACAGCTTTAGTTGATACTGGCTCTAGAATGGATGAAGTTATTTTTGAAGAGTTTAAAGGAACAGGAAATAGTGAAGTTATTTTAGATAGAAAATTAGCTGACCGTAGAATTTATCCATCATTTGATATTATTCGTTCTGGTACTCGTAAAGAGGAACTTCTTATTGAAAGTGGTGATTTAAATAGGTTGTGGGTTTTACGTAAAGTTATCTCTGATATGACTCAAATAGAAGCAATGGAGTTTCTTCTAGATAGAATGAACGGAACAAAAAATAACAAAGAATTTTTAAAAGTTATGAGTACTTAA
- a CDS encoding YggS family pyridoxal phosphate-dependent enzyme: MRPTTISENINFIRNQINLTCSEFNRNPKEVTLIAVSKKKPVELIIEAVNCGIIDIGENYAQELRDKNLIINNSDIRWHFIGNLQRNKVKYIAPGSFMVHTVDSISLANELNNHSGNLGKILQVLIQVNTSGEGTKSGVPPEDALNLATEIQGYSNIVLKGLMTIPKEHEDLEKVRPYFKMLKEIKNDISNNLGIELPHLSMGMTQDFRVAIEEGATLIRIGTAIFSDR; this comes from the coding sequence ATGAGACCAACAACCATTTCAGAAAATATAAATTTTATTCGTAATCAAATTAATTTAACTTGTAGTGAATTTAATAGAAACCCAAAAGAAGTTACTTTAATTGCGGTATCAAAAAAAAAACCAGTTGAATTGATTATAGAAGCAGTTAATTGCGGGATAATAGATATAGGCGAAAATTATGCACAGGAGTTAAGGGATAAAAATCTAATAATAAATAACTCAGATATTAGATGGCATTTCATTGGAAACCTTCAAAGAAATAAAGTTAAGTATATTGCTCCTGGGTCCTTTATGGTTCATACAGTTGATTCAATTTCATTAGCTAATGAACTTAACAATCATTCTGGAAACTTAGGAAAAATTTTACAAGTCTTAATTCAAGTAAACACATCAGGTGAAGGTACTAAAAGTGGTGTACCTCCAGAAGACGCATTAAATCTAGCCACTGAGATTCAAGGTTATTCTAATATTGTATTAAAAGGATTAATGACAATACCAAAGGAGCACGAGGATTTAGAAAAAGTAAGGCCATATTTTAAAATGTTAAAAGAAATAAAAAACGATATTTCTAATAACTTAGGAATAGAACTACCTCATTTATCAATGGGAATGACTCAAGATTTTAGAGTTGCAATTGAGGAAGGAGCAACATTAATAAGAATTGGAACAGCAATATTTAGCGATAGATAA